Proteins encoded together in one Amblyomma americanum isolate KBUSLIRL-KWMA chromosome 1, ASM5285725v1, whole genome shotgun sequence window:
- the LOC144093478 gene encoding uncharacterized protein LOC144093478: protein MMNQPQGVDWEEEIRPSPSWDALYAEYERRATSRVVQPTQQATSPLPVGEESSSVRVQRWLFNTPSPDARRCFSVGPCIGWPLSRIQPSSDRGEPDAPGLLPWHPAGIDGHGPLAASRRRSYSSPAAPMQAQIEDGATNNAVGTAPISARPQA from the exons ATGATGAATCAGCCGCAAG GAGTCGACTGGGAGGAAGAAATCAGGCCCTCTCCGTCCTGGGATGCACTGTATGCAGAGTATGAACGACGCGCAACCTCCCGGGTAGTACAACCAACCCAACAGGCAACCTCCCCGTTGCCTGTTGGTGAAGAGTCCAGCAGCGTACGTGTCCAGCGATGGCTATTTAACACTCCGTctccagacgcacgg AGGTGTTTCAGCGTAGGTCCCTGTATCGGCTGGCCACTCTCTCGGATCCAGCCCTCCAGTGACCGTGGAGAACCAGACGCGCCAGGCCTGCTGCCGTGGCACCCAGCAGGAATCGACGGCCATGGCCCTTTGGCCGCCTCACGAAGGCGCTCCTATTCATCGCCTGCGGCCCCGATGCAGGCCCAGATCGAGGACGGCGCTACTAACAACGCCGTAGGCACTGCGCCGATTTCTGCAAGGCCCCAGGCGTAA